A genomic stretch from Mycobacterium cookii includes:
- the sucB gene encoding 2-oxoglutarate dehydrogenase, E2 component, dihydrolipoamide succinyltransferase yields MAFSVQMPALGESVTEGTVTRWLKQEGDTVELDEPLLEVSTDKVDTEIPSPAAGVLTKIVAHEDDTVEVGGELAVIGDAAEGGQGGNEQQPSEQPAPQAAPEPEPKPVAAPAPAAPPTAEAPPPAASSAGSSGDSKPVLMPELGESVTEGTVTRWLKQVGDAVDVDEPLVEVSTDKVDTEIPSPVAGTLISITAEEDVTVSVGGELARIGTGATTAAPEPAPAPTPPAAPPAPPEPAPQPAPRPAARPEPVPTPQAAPEPAPQPQAESTPAADKTGAPYVTPLVRKLAADNNIDLSTLSGTGVGGRIRKQDVLAAAEQKAQAAKAPAAPAPAAQAPAAAKPSAPAPAPALAHLRGTTQKASRIRQITANKTRESLQATAQLTQTHEVDMTRIVALRNRAKTSFAEREGVNLTFLPFIARAAIDALKAHPNINASYNENTKEITYYDAEHLGFAVDTEQGLLSPVIHNAGDLSLAGLARAISDIAARARSGDLKPDELSGGTFTITNIGSQGALFDTPILVPPQAAMLGTGAIVKRPRVVVDDTGSESIGVRSICYLPLTYDHRLIDGADAGRFLTTIRHRLEEGAFEADLGL; encoded by the coding sequence ATGGCCTTCTCCGTGCAGATGCCGGCACTCGGTGAGAGCGTGACCGAGGGAACCGTAACTCGCTGGCTCAAGCAAGAAGGCGACACCGTCGAGCTCGACGAGCCCCTACTGGAAGTGTCCACCGACAAGGTCGACACCGAGATCCCCTCGCCCGCAGCGGGAGTGCTGACCAAGATCGTCGCCCACGAAGACGACACCGTCGAGGTCGGCGGTGAGCTGGCCGTCATCGGTGACGCGGCCGAGGGCGGCCAGGGCGGCAACGAGCAGCAACCCAGTGAGCAACCTGCCCCACAGGCAGCGCCGGAACCAGAACCGAAGCCGGTAGCCGCACCCGCACCCGCGGCGCCACCGACGGCCGAGGCGCCGCCGCCGGCCGCCAGTTCGGCGGGCTCCAGCGGCGATTCGAAGCCGGTGCTGATGCCCGAACTGGGCGAGTCCGTCACGGAGGGCACCGTGACCCGCTGGCTGAAGCAGGTCGGCGACGCGGTCGATGTTGACGAGCCGCTGGTCGAGGTCTCAACCGACAAGGTCGACACCGAGATTCCCTCGCCGGTCGCGGGCACGCTGATCAGCATCACCGCCGAGGAGGACGTCACGGTGTCGGTCGGCGGTGAGCTGGCCCGGATCGGCACCGGCGCCACCACAGCGGCCCCGGAGCCGGCGCCCGCACCCACGCCGCCGGCTGCCCCACCGGCCCCGCCTGAGCCGGCCCCCCAACCCGCGCCCCGGCCGGCGGCCAGGCCCGAACCGGTACCCACTCCGCAGGCCGCGCCCGAGCCCGCGCCGCAGCCACAGGCCGAGTCCACCCCGGCCGCCGACAAGACCGGCGCTCCCTATGTGACACCGCTGGTCCGAAAGCTGGCCGCCGACAACAACATCGACCTCAGCACGCTGAGCGGAACCGGCGTCGGCGGCCGTATCCGCAAACAGGACGTGTTGGCGGCCGCCGAGCAGAAGGCCCAAGCAGCGAAGGCACCGGCTGCGCCCGCGCCCGCCGCGCAGGCACCGGCGGCGGCGAAGCCGAGCGCGCCCGCCCCAGCACCCGCGCTGGCCCATCTGCGCGGAACCACCCAGAAGGCCAGCCGGATCCGCCAGATCACGGCCAATAAGACCCGGGAGTCGCTGCAGGCGACCGCGCAGCTCACCCAGACCCACGAGGTCGACATGACCCGGATCGTTGCTCTGCGGAACAGGGCCAAGACCTCGTTCGCCGAACGCGAGGGCGTGAACCTGACCTTCCTGCCGTTCATCGCCCGCGCCGCGATCGACGCGCTGAAGGCCCACCCGAACATCAACGCCAGCTACAACGAAAACACCAAAGAGATCACCTACTACGACGCCGAACATCTCGGCTTCGCGGTGGACACCGAACAGGGCCTGCTCTCCCCTGTCATCCACAACGCCGGCGACCTGTCGCTGGCCGGGTTGGCGCGGGCGATCTCCGACATCGCCGCCCGCGCGCGGTCCGGTGACCTCAAGCCCGATGAGTTGTCCGGTGGAACCTTCACCATCACCAACATCGGCAGCCAGGGCGCGCTGTTCGACACACCCATCCTGGTGCCGCCGCAAGCCGCGATGTTGGGTACCGGGGCGATCGTCAAGCGGCCCCGGGTGGTCGTCGACGACACCGGCAGCGAATCAATCGGGGTGCGGTCGATCTGCTACCTACCGCTGACCTACGACCACCGGCTGATCGACGGCGCGGATGCCGGGCGCTTCCTGACCACCATCAGACATCGGCTCGAAGAAGGCGCGTTCGAGGCCGATCTCGGCCTTTAG
- the lipB gene encoding lipoyl(octanoyl) transferase LipB: MSSIRSSTAAVDIRQLGTVEYRVAWKLQQELADARAVDGVDKLLLLEHPAVYTAGRRTSEHERPADGTPVVDTDRGGKITWHGPGQLVGYPIIGLAEPLDVVNYVRRIEESLIKVCTDLGLHVGRVDGRSGVWLPADGGRPARKVAAIGVRVSRATTLHGFALNCDCDLDAFSTIVPCGISDAGVTSISAELCRRVSVDDVRSAVADAVCDALDGRLAVTLNSVTAS, encoded by the coding sequence GTGAGTTCGATCCGCTCGAGCACCGCTGCTGTCGACATCCGCCAGCTGGGGACCGTCGAGTACCGCGTCGCCTGGAAACTGCAACAGGAGTTGGCCGATGCCCGGGCGGTCGACGGTGTCGACAAGCTGCTGTTGCTCGAGCACCCGGCGGTGTACACCGCGGGCCGTCGCACGTCGGAGCACGAGCGGCCCGCCGACGGCACCCCGGTCGTCGACACCGACCGGGGCGGCAAGATCACCTGGCACGGCCCCGGACAGCTCGTCGGCTATCCGATCATCGGGCTGGCCGAGCCGCTCGATGTGGTCAATTACGTTCGGCGGATTGAAGAATCGCTGATCAAGGTCTGCACAGACCTGGGTCTGCACGTCGGCCGCGTCGACGGCCGATCCGGAGTCTGGCTGCCTGCCGACGGTGGCCGGCCGGCGCGCAAGGTCGCCGCCATCGGGGTGCGGGTGTCGCGGGCGACCACGCTGCACGGGTTTGCGCTGAACTGCGACTGCGACCTCGACGCGTTCAGCACCATCGTTCCGTGCGGCATCAGCGACGCCGGGGTGACGTCGATCTCGGCCGAGCTCTGCCGCCGGGTTTCGGTCGACGACGTGCGGTCAGCCGTCGCCGATGCGGTGTGCGATGCGTTGGACGGCCGCCTGGCCGTGACCCTCAACTCTGTTACGGCTTCCTAG
- the gcvT gene encoding glycine cleavage system aminomethyltransferase GcvT, translated as MSDHLLQGPLADRHRELGATFAEFGGWLMPVSYAGTVAEHTATRNTVGLFDVSHLGKALVKGPGAAAFVNSTLTNDLDRIQPGKAQYTLCCNDSGGVIDDLIAYYVGPDEVFLVPNAANTAAVVAALQQAAPAEVSITDQHRSYAVLAVQGPRSTDVLTGLGLPTEMDYMGYADATFEGVPVRVCRSGYTGEHGYELLPPWDEAGVVFDALLDTVTRADGQPAGLGARDTLRTEMGYPLHGHELSADISPLQARCGWAIGWKKDAFFGRDALLAEKEAGPQRLLRGLRAVGRGVLRSDLSVLDGDRKVGVTTSGTFSPTLKVGIALALIDVDAVIEDGRHVTVDVRGRGVECEVVRPPFVDPKTR; from the coding sequence GTGAGCGATCACCTGTTGCAAGGACCCCTGGCGGACCGGCACCGCGAGCTGGGAGCGACGTTCGCCGAGTTCGGCGGCTGGCTCATGCCGGTGTCGTATGCCGGCACCGTCGCCGAGCACACCGCGACTCGCAACACCGTCGGCCTGTTCGACGTCAGCCACCTGGGTAAGGCGCTGGTCAAGGGGCCGGGCGCGGCGGCGTTCGTCAACTCGACGCTGACCAACGACCTCGACCGCATCCAGCCGGGCAAAGCTCAATACACGTTGTGCTGCAACGACTCTGGCGGTGTGATCGACGATCTGATCGCCTACTATGTCGGACCGGACGAGGTCTTCCTGGTGCCCAACGCCGCCAACACCGCGGCGGTGGTCGCGGCTCTGCAGCAGGCCGCGCCGGCGGAGGTGAGCATCACCGACCAGCACCGGTCGTATGCGGTGCTGGCGGTGCAGGGCCCACGGTCCACCGATGTCCTCACCGGTTTGGGGCTGCCCACCGAAATGGACTACATGGGCTATGCCGACGCCACCTTCGAAGGCGTTCCGGTGCGGGTCTGCCGCAGCGGGTACACCGGCGAGCACGGCTACGAGCTGCTGCCGCCGTGGGACGAGGCCGGTGTGGTGTTCGACGCGCTGCTGGACACGGTGACCCGGGCCGACGGACAGCCGGCCGGTCTCGGGGCGCGCGACACCCTGCGCACTGAGATGGGGTATCCGCTGCACGGTCACGAACTGTCCGCCGACATTTCACCGCTGCAGGCGCGGTGCGGCTGGGCGATCGGCTGGAAGAAGGACGCCTTCTTCGGCCGCGACGCGCTGCTGGCCGAAAAGGAGGCCGGTCCACAACGGCTGCTGCGGGGTCTGCGCGCGGTGGGTCGCGGTGTGCTCCGGTCGGACCTCAGCGTGCTCGACGGGGACCGCAAGGTCGGGGTCACCACGTCGGGTACGTTCTCGCCGACCCTGAAAGTCGGTATCGCCCTCGCGCTCATCGACGTCGACGCGGTTATCGAGGATGGTCGGCATGTCACTGTCGACGTACGTGGGCGTGGCGTCGAATGCGAAGTGGTGCGCCCGCCGTTCGTCGATCCAAAAACCCGGTAG
- a CDS encoding adenylate/guanylate cyclase domain-containing protein — MRATAGRLGQVVDSLDFDAMEAAGIADPRTRSGLLEYLAGLGFSADEMAEAERRGRLFGLAGDVLLWSGPQTYSLRSAAAAIGLPVETIEYAWAMLGLTVADVDTPTLSQVDVDALATWAAMRANMGADAADGYLRVLGASVARLAEAVSSMIRTSTPMLWLGHTGDELTTAQAYRDVAEFVPRVGQMIDAIHRHHLVSTRTFIEGAVRGPSEGLLCGVGFADLSGFTALTQMLTPAELSAMLTEFGATTSDVVHAHDGRVVKFIGDEVMWVNSDPAQLAQAALDLVHHPRAREAGLQVRAGLGYGEILAISGDYFGNAVNLAARLVAAAVPGQVLAAAEVYQRLPDWPGVVQEPLQLKGFDAPVTAYELGRSASAQADSRDPTP; from the coding sequence ATGCGCGCGACGGCTGGCAGACTTGGCCAGGTGGTCGATTCGCTGGACTTCGACGCCATGGAGGCAGCTGGTATCGCCGATCCACGCACCCGGTCCGGCCTCCTCGAATATCTGGCCGGCCTGGGATTCAGCGCGGACGAGATGGCCGAGGCCGAGCGCCGCGGACGGCTATTCGGCCTCGCGGGCGACGTCCTGCTGTGGTCCGGTCCGCAGACCTACTCCCTGCGCAGCGCCGCGGCTGCGATCGGCCTCCCCGTCGAGACCATCGAGTACGCCTGGGCGATGCTCGGGCTGACCGTCGCCGACGTGGACACGCCCACGTTGAGTCAGGTCGACGTCGACGCCCTCGCGACCTGGGCGGCGATGCGCGCGAACATGGGTGCCGACGCCGCGGACGGTTACCTGCGGGTGCTCGGCGCGTCCGTCGCCCGGCTGGCCGAAGCCGTCTCGTCGATGATCCGTACAAGTACGCCGATGCTGTGGCTCGGCCACACCGGCGACGAACTCACCACCGCGCAGGCCTATCGCGACGTCGCCGAGTTCGTTCCGCGCGTCGGTCAGATGATCGATGCAATCCACCGCCACCATCTGGTCTCGACTCGCACCTTCATCGAGGGCGCGGTGCGGGGCCCGTCGGAAGGACTGCTGTGCGGCGTCGGGTTTGCGGACCTGTCCGGCTTCACCGCGCTCACCCAAATGCTGACGCCCGCGGAACTGTCGGCGATGCTCACCGAGTTCGGCGCGACCACCAGCGACGTCGTGCACGCCCACGACGGGCGGGTGGTGAAGTTCATCGGCGACGAGGTGATGTGGGTGAACTCGGATCCGGCACAGCTGGCGCAGGCGGCGCTGGACCTCGTCCACCACCCGCGTGCCCGCGAAGCCGGCCTGCAGGTCCGCGCCGGCCTCGGTTACGGCGAGATCCTGGCCATCAGCGGAGACTATTTCGGCAACGCGGTGAATCTCGCCGCCCGGCTGGTCGCCGCCGCGGTGCCCGGACAGGTCCTCGCGGCCGCGGAGGTTTACCAGCGACTGCCGGACTGGCCCGGAGTCGTTCAGGAACCGTTGCAGCTCAAAGGTTTCGACGCGCCGGTGACCGCCTACGAACTCGGTCGTTCAGCCTCGGCCCAAGCGGACTCGAGGGATCCAACGCCATAG
- a CDS encoding branched-chain amino acid aminotransferase encodes MKSDVLDFTVSITANPTSDDARHAILADPGFGRYHTDHMVSIDYTEGRGWHDARVTGYGLIELDPSAIVLHYAQEIFEGLKAYRWADGSIVSFRAEANAARMRASAQRIAIPELPAELFLESLRQLIAVDKTWVPPAGGEESLYLRPFIFATEPGLGVRPSKQYRYMVIASPSGAYFRHGIKPVTVWVSTDYVRASPGGTGAAKFGGNYAASLVAQAEAAEHGCEQVVWLDAVERRYIEEMGGMNLFFVFGSGGSARLVTPELSGSLLPGITRDALLQLATDAGFAVEERKIDIDEWQKKAAAGEITEVFACGTAAVITPVSHVKYGDSEFTVGGGEPGEVTMALRDTLTGIQRGTFADTHGWMSQLG; translated from the coding sequence ATGAAAAGCGACGTCCTCGACTTCACGGTGTCGATCACCGCGAACCCGACCAGTGACGACGCACGGCACGCGATCCTCGCCGACCCCGGCTTCGGCAGGTATCACACCGACCACATGGTGTCGATCGACTACACCGAAGGCCGGGGCTGGCACGATGCACGCGTCACCGGATACGGGCTGATCGAATTGGATCCCTCGGCGATCGTGCTGCACTACGCGCAAGAGATCTTCGAAGGGCTCAAGGCGTATCGCTGGGCCGACGGGTCGATTGTCTCGTTTCGCGCGGAGGCCAACGCCGCTCGCATGCGGGCGTCGGCGCAGCGGATCGCGATTCCGGAGCTACCTGCCGAGCTGTTCCTGGAGTCGCTGCGTCAACTGATCGCGGTCGACAAGACCTGGGTGCCGCCGGCCGGTGGCGAGGAGTCGCTGTATCTGCGCCCGTTCATCTTCGCCACCGAACCGGGGCTGGGGGTCCGCCCCTCGAAGCAATACCGCTACATGGTGATCGCGTCGCCGTCGGGCGCCTATTTCAGGCACGGCATCAAACCGGTAACCGTCTGGGTCTCAACGGATTACGTGCGTGCCAGCCCCGGTGGTACCGGTGCGGCGAAGTTCGGTGGCAATTACGCCGCATCGTTGGTGGCGCAGGCCGAAGCCGCCGAACACGGCTGCGAACAAGTGGTCTGGCTGGACGCCGTGGAACGCCGCTACATCGAAGAGATGGGCGGCATGAACCTGTTCTTCGTCTTCGGCAGCGGTGGTTCGGCCCGCCTGGTGACCCCGGAGCTGTCCGGGTCATTGCTGCCGGGAATCACCCGAGACGCGTTGCTGCAGTTGGCAACTGACGCCGGATTCGCTGTCGAGGAACGCAAGATCGATATTGACGAGTGGCAGAAGAAGGCCGCCGCCGGTGAGATCACCGAGGTGTTCGCCTGCGGCACCGCCGCGGTGATCACGCCGGTCTCGCACGTCAAATACGGCGACAGCGAATTCACGGTCGGCGGCGGCGAACCCGGCGAGGTGACGATGGCACTCCGCGATACGCTCACCGGAATCCAGCGCGGAACGTTCGCCGACACCCACGGCTGGATGTCACAGCTCGGCTGA
- a CDS encoding GAF and ANTAR domain-containing protein — MPESNRETRVLDAVVSLVDSLLDDFDVVELLTGLTERCADLLDIEAAGLLLANPLQQLQLLAATSEEARDLELFQLQADEGPCVDCYTTGEPVTVADAHAMADRWPRFVAAAVEGGFSSVHAVPLRAAGTVLGALGLFGIRPGELNEADLLVGQTLAHIACVAILQELPPTPATVMPQLRSALTSRVIVEQAKGFLRAVLDVSVEEAFGLLRSYARDRGQHLTDLAHQLMTDRDSRAMLVAEFAELLTAPPQ; from the coding sequence GTGCCTGAGAGTAACCGTGAAACCCGCGTGCTGGATGCCGTCGTCTCGCTCGTCGACAGCCTGTTGGACGACTTCGACGTCGTCGAACTGCTGACCGGGCTGACCGAGCGCTGTGCTGATCTGCTCGACATCGAGGCCGCCGGACTTCTGCTCGCCAATCCACTGCAACAGTTGCAGCTGCTGGCCGCCACGTCGGAAGAAGCCCGTGACCTCGAGCTCTTCCAGCTGCAAGCCGACGAAGGCCCGTGCGTGGACTGCTACACCACCGGCGAACCTGTGACGGTCGCCGACGCCCACGCGATGGCAGACCGGTGGCCGCGGTTCGTGGCCGCCGCGGTCGAGGGCGGCTTCTCCTCGGTGCACGCCGTCCCGCTGCGGGCCGCCGGCACCGTGTTGGGTGCGCTCGGCTTGTTCGGAATCCGGCCCGGTGAGCTCAACGAAGCCGATCTGCTCGTCGGCCAGACCCTGGCACACATCGCGTGCGTCGCGATTCTGCAGGAACTGCCGCCCACCCCCGCCACCGTCATGCCGCAGCTGCGCTCCGCGCTCACCAGTCGCGTCATCGTCGAACAGGCCAAGGGCTTCCTGCGCGCAGTGCTGGATGTGTCCGTGGAGGAGGCGTTCGGCCTGTTGCGGTCCTATGCGCGGGATCGTGGCCAGCATCTGACCGACCTCGCTCACCAGTTGATGACCGATCGGGATTCCCGGGCGATGCTGGTGGCAGAATTCGCCGAATTGCTCACGGCGCCACCGCAATAG
- a CDS encoding GAF and ANTAR domain-containing protein → MAIHEQLLEAVDGRRGVEAADRLCEACVMLFEIDAAAISLVFDGASSGTLGSSGAPARAYDELQFTLGEGPCLDSVTRRMPILAADLAGSDEARWPAYGPAMLAHHVRGVYAVPVVVAGEFVGAVDFFAAQPGPLSGGDLTGAVAAAELAAIPLLDLLDADLQAAVTDPTSNAWAELNTLSRAEVSQAIGMLVAQLEMEPAEALVRLRAHAYATNRSATDVAHDILERRLKLEAN, encoded by the coding sequence GTGGCGATTCACGAGCAACTCCTCGAGGCCGTCGACGGCCGGCGCGGGGTAGAGGCGGCCGACCGCCTGTGCGAGGCCTGCGTGATGCTCTTCGAGATCGACGCCGCGGCGATTTCGCTCGTGTTCGACGGGGCGAGCAGCGGAACCCTGGGATCCAGCGGTGCGCCCGCGCGAGCCTACGACGAACTGCAGTTCACTCTCGGGGAGGGACCGTGCCTGGACTCCGTCACCCGGCGGATGCCGATCCTGGCTGCCGACCTCGCCGGTTCTGATGAAGCCCGGTGGCCCGCGTACGGGCCGGCCATGTTGGCCCACCACGTCAGAGGTGTCTACGCGGTGCCCGTCGTGGTGGCCGGCGAATTCGTCGGCGCCGTCGACTTTTTCGCGGCGCAGCCGGGCCCATTGTCGGGCGGGGACTTGACCGGCGCGGTCGCGGCAGCGGAGCTCGCCGCCATCCCGCTGTTAGACCTGCTGGATGCCGATCTGCAGGCCGCTGTCACCGATCCCACGAGCAATGCCTGGGCCGAACTCAACACGCTGAGTCGCGCTGAGGTCAGCCAGGCCATCGGCATGCTCGTCGCCCAGTTGGAGATGGAGCCGGCCGAGGCCCTGGTGCGGCTGCGGGCTCACGCGTACGCCACCAACCGCAGCGCGACCGACGTCGCGCATGACATCCTCGAGCGCCGACTCAAGCTCGAGGCCAATTGA
- a CDS encoding TIGR01777 family oxidoreductase: MVTATVAIAGSSGLIGSALVTALRTADNTVLRIVRRAPANASELHWDPDGGELDAGALHGVDAVVNLCGINVGQRRWSGAFKQNLRDSRIAPTEVLSAAVADAGVGVLVNASAVGYYGDTKDRAVDETASAGAGFLARLCQDWEAATVSARDAGARVVLARTGVVLASSGGAMRRLRPLFSAGLGARLGTGRQYMSWISLEDTVRALQCAIFDKQLAGPVNVSGPAPVTNAEFTAALGRAVNRPTRLMAPGFAVRAALGEFADETLLTGQRAIPAVLEATGFEFHHKTVGEALRYATATRDVA; encoded by the coding sequence ATCGTGACCGCTACCGTCGCGATCGCAGGCTCGTCCGGGTTGATCGGCTCGGCTCTGGTCACGGCACTGCGCACCGCGGACAACACCGTCTTGCGCATCGTACGCCGCGCGCCGGCGAATGCCAGTGAGCTGCACTGGGATCCCGACGGCGGCGAGCTGGACGCGGGCGCGCTGCACGGAGTCGACGCCGTGGTGAATCTGTGCGGTATCAACGTCGGGCAGCGACGCTGGTCGGGGGCGTTCAAGCAGAACCTGCGCGACAGCCGGATCGCCCCGACCGAAGTGCTGTCCGCGGCGGTCGCCGACGCCGGGGTCGGGGTGCTCGTCAACGCCAGCGCCGTCGGTTACTACGGCGACACCAAGGACCGCGCCGTCGACGAAACCGCCTCGGCGGGAGCAGGATTCCTCGCCCGACTGTGTCAGGACTGGGAAGCCGCCACCGTATCCGCCCGGGATGCCGGCGCGCGCGTGGTGCTGGCCCGCACCGGGGTGGTACTGGCCTCGTCAGGTGGCGCGATGCGGCGGTTGCGACCGCTGTTCTCGGCCGGCCTGGGTGCGCGCCTGGGAACCGGCCGTCAGTACATGTCCTGGATCAGCCTCGAGGACACCGTCCGCGCGCTGCAGTGCGCGATATTCGACAAGCAGCTCGCCGGGCCGGTAAATGTGAGCGGCCCGGCGCCGGTCACCAACGCCGAGTTCACCGCGGCGCTGGGACGCGCGGTCAACCGGCCGACCCGACTGATGGCGCCGGGGTTCGCCGTGCGCGCCGCCCTGGGCGAGTTCGCCGACGAGACGCTGTTGACCGGGCAGCGCGCGATACCGGCTGTGCTGGAGGCGACCGGTTTCGAGTTTCACCACAAGACCGTCGGTGAGGCATTGCGGTACGCCACCGCGACGCGCGACGTCGCGTGA
- the lipA gene encoding lipoyl synthase — translation MSVAPEGRKLLRLEVRNAQVPIERKPPWIKTRLRMGPEYTELKRLVRREGLHTVCEEAGCPNIYECWEDREATFLIGGEVCSRRCDFCQIDTGKPAPLDRDEPRRVAESVQAMSLRYSTVTGVARDDLPDGGAWLYAETVRAIKQLNPSTGVELLIPDFNGDPDQLREVFESRPEVLAHNVETVPRIFKRIRPAFTYRRSLDVLTAAREFGLVTKSNLILGMGETPDEVRAALADLHNAGCEIVTITQYLRPSARHHPVDRWVTPEEFVEHSEFAEQLGFAGVLAGPLVRSSYRAGRLYQQVVQARTVS, via the coding sequence GTGTCCGTTGCACCCGAAGGTCGGAAACTGCTGCGTTTGGAAGTGCGTAACGCGCAGGTCCCGATCGAGCGGAAGCCCCCGTGGATCAAGACCCGGCTGCGGATGGGGCCGGAGTACACCGAGCTGAAACGACTGGTCCGCCGCGAGGGTCTGCACACCGTGTGCGAAGAAGCGGGCTGCCCCAACATCTATGAATGCTGGGAAGACCGCGAGGCCACCTTCCTGATCGGCGGCGAGGTATGCAGCCGTCGCTGCGACTTCTGCCAGATCGACACCGGTAAGCCCGCGCCGCTGGACCGCGACGAGCCGCGGCGGGTGGCCGAGAGCGTGCAGGCGATGAGCCTGCGCTACTCCACGGTCACCGGGGTGGCCCGCGACGACCTGCCCGACGGCGGCGCGTGGCTGTACGCCGAAACCGTGCGCGCCATCAAGCAACTCAACCCGTCCACCGGCGTCGAGTTGTTGATTCCCGACTTCAACGGCGACCCGGATCAGCTGCGTGAGGTGTTCGAGTCGCGGCCGGAAGTGTTGGCCCACAACGTCGAGACGGTGCCCCGCATCTTCAAGCGCATCCGCCCCGCCTTCACTTATCGGCGCAGCCTCGACGTGCTCACCGCCGCAAGGGAATTCGGATTGGTCACCAAGAGCAACCTGATCCTTGGCATGGGCGAGACACCCGACGAGGTGCGCGCCGCGCTCGCCGATCTGCACAACGCCGGGTGCGAGATCGTCACCATCACCCAGTACCTGCGACCGTCGGCGCGACACCACCCGGTCGACCGCTGGGTCACCCCGGAGGAGTTCGTCGAGCACTCCGAGTTCGCCGAGCAACTCGGGTTCGCGGGCGTGCTGGCGGGTCCGCTGGTGCGCTCGTCGTACCGGGCCGGACGGCTCTACCAACAGGTCGTGCAGGCGCGAACCGTATCCTGA
- a CDS encoding leucyl aminopeptidase: MSTQPGYLAPTVSVASSLPRRGSGSAVLIVPVVSTGPEDKKAEPRASVAAESLLTKDAIGEIEDGLRALNATGSAEQVHRLVVKSLPVASVLTVGLGKPRAEWPADVIRRAAGSAARALGGAEAVITTLTELPGDGVVEAAVEGLILGGYRFTAFRTDKTAPKDAGLQAITVLSTAKTAKAQAAHATAVATAVGTARDFVNTPPSHLFPAEFARRAKALGESVGLDVEVLDDKALDKQGYGGVIGVGKGSSRLPRLVRLTHRGSRLAKKPKLAKRVALVGKGITFDTGGISIKPAASMHYMTSDMGGAAAVIATVALAAQLELPIDVTATVPMAENMPSSTAQRPGDVLTQYGGTTVEVLNTDAEGRLILADAIVRACEDHPDYLIETSTLTGAQTVALGARTPGVMGSDEFRDRVAAISQRVGENGWAMPLPEELKDDLKSTVADLANVSGQRFAGMLVAGVFLREFVADGVDWAHIDVAAPAYNTGGPWGYTPKGGTGVPVRTMFAVLEDIAANG, translated from the coding sequence GTGAGCACACAACCGGGATACCTGGCCCCCACCGTCTCCGTCGCCTCCTCGCTGCCGCGGCGCGGCAGCGGCTCGGCGGTGCTGATCGTTCCGGTGGTGTCGACGGGCCCGGAGGACAAGAAGGCGGAACCGCGCGCGTCCGTCGCCGCTGAGTCCCTGCTTACCAAAGATGCCATCGGCGAGATCGAAGACGGCTTGCGCGCACTCAACGCGACAGGTTCTGCGGAGCAAGTACACCGACTGGTGGTGAAGTCCCTGCCGGTCGCCAGCGTTCTCACGGTCGGTTTGGGCAAGCCGCGCGCCGAGTGGCCGGCCGACGTGATCCGGCGGGCGGCCGGTTCGGCAGCGCGCGCGCTGGGTGGCGCCGAGGCCGTCATCACCACGCTGACCGAGCTACCCGGCGACGGCGTCGTGGAGGCGGCGGTCGAGGGTCTGATCCTGGGCGGCTACCGATTCACCGCGTTCCGCACCGACAAGACAGCACCCAAAGACGCCGGTCTGCAAGCGATCACCGTTTTGTCCACCGCCAAGACGGCCAAGGCGCAGGCCGCTCACGCCACCGCGGTCGCGACGGCCGTCGGCACTGCCCGAGATTTCGTCAACACTCCGCCCAGCCACCTGTTCCCTGCCGAATTCGCCAGGCGCGCAAAGGCTTTGGGTGAGTCGGTAGGACTCGACGTCGAGGTGCTCGACGATAAGGCACTGGACAAGCAGGGCTACGGCGGCGTGATCGGCGTCGGCAAGGGTTCGTCGCGGCTGCCGCGGCTGGTGCGGTTGACCCATCGCGGCTCGCGGCTGGCCAAAAAGCCGAAACTGGCAAAGCGAGTCGCTTTGGTCGGCAAGGGCATCACCTTCGACACCGGCGGCATATCGATCAAGCCGGCCGCGTCGATGCACTACATGACGTCCGACATGGGCGGTGCCGCTGCGGTCATCGCGACCGTCGCGCTGGCCGCCCAGCTCGAGCTGCCGATCGATGTGACCGCGACCGTCCCGATGGCCGAGAACATGCCGTCGTCGACCGCCCAGCGACCGGGCGACGTGCTCACCCAATACGGCGGGACGACGGTGGAGGTGCTCAACACCGACGCCGAGGGGCGGCTGATCCTGGCCGACGCCATCGTGCGGGCGTGCGAGGACCACCCCGACTACCTCATCGAGACCTCGACGCTGACCGGCGCGCAGACCGTGGCGCTCGGAGCGCGTACGCCTGGCGTGATGGGCAGCGACGAGTTCCGCGACCGGGTCGCGGCGATCTCGCAGCGGGTGGGCGAAAACGGTTGGGCCATGCCGTTACCCGAAGAGTTGAAGGACGATTTGAAGTCGACCGTCGCCGATCTGGCCAACGTCAGCGGGCAACGCTTCGCCGGAATGCTGGTGGCCGGCGTGTTTCTGCGCGAGTTCGTCGCCGACGGCGTCGACTGGGCGCATATCGACGTCGCGGCACCGGCGTACAACACCGGCGGTCCGTGGGGCTACACCCCGAAGGGCGGCACCGGCGTACCGGTTCGCACCATGTTCGCGGTGCTGGAGGACATTGCCGCCAACGGCTAG